Proteins from a single region of Eriocheir sinensis breed Jianghai 21 unplaced genomic scaffold, ASM2467909v1 Scaffold385, whole genome shotgun sequence:
- the LOC126992019 gene encoding putative nuclease HARBI1 — protein sequence MYASGSFQQVIGNITGPFQPSVSRVFMDVANALSNKAMREIKMPSSEQGRRAVARNFSRIRNLPRVVGAIECTHVAPKGPRIDEALCMNSYLRERFAEGEFGEYLLLGVYGDSGYPLESLLITPVANPMTAAEERYSRAHIRTRFVVEQTFGVLKSRFR from the exons ATGTATGCCAGCGGCTCTTTCCAACAAGTTATTGGAAACATTACCG GTCCTTTCCAGCCAAGTGTAAGCCGGGTGTTCATGGATGTGGCAAATGCTTTGTCCAACAAGGCAATGCGTGAGATAAAGATGCCCTCttcagaacaaggaagaagagcagtGGCTAGAAACTTTTCAAGAATACGCAATTTGCCCAGAGTTGTTGGAGCTATTGAGT GTACACATGTTGCCCCCAAGGGTCCAAGAATTGATGAGGCCCTGTGCATGAACAG CTACTTGCGGGAGCGATTTGCTGAAGGAGAGTTTGGAGAGTACCTACTCCTAGGTGTGTATG GTGACAGCGGCTACCCTTTAGAATCATTGCTGATTACCCCTGTAGCTAATCCAATGACAGCAGCAGAGGAGCGCTACAGCAGGGCTCACATTAGGACACGTTTTGTTGTGGAGCAAACGTTTGGGGTCTTGAAAAGTCGCTTCAGGTAG